The Pseudomonas multiresinivorans DNA window CCAGTTGCAGAAGAAAAATACATCAGCTATTTCTAGATTGCATTCAAATATTGCATACAAAAACAAGAGGAATGCACCAAAATGAATCACTCGTCGTCAGTCGAGGTGCGTCGGGTCAGCAAGCGCTACACCGATGATCCCAACGTCGCTCCCGCCCTCAACGAAGTGTCGGTCGACATCGCCCACAACGAATTCTTCACCCTGCTGGGGCCGTCCGGCTGCGGCAAGACCACGCTGTTGCGCAGCATTGCCGGGTTCGAGAACGTCACCTCCGGCGACATCCTCGTCGGCGGCGAACGGGTCAACGACCTGCCTCCCTACCGCCGCCGCATCAACACGGTGTTCCAGAGCTACGCCCTGTTCCCGCACATGTCGGTGAGCGAGAACATCGCCTTCGGCCTGGAGATGCAGGGCCTGCAGCGCTCGGAGATTCCGAAGCGGGTGAAGGAAATGCTCGCGCTGGTGCAGATGGAACACCTCGCTCGACGCAAGCCTGCCGAGCTGTCCGGCGGCCAGCAGCAACGCGTGGCGTTGGCCCGCGCGCTGGCGCCCAAGCCATCAGTGCTGCTGCTCGATGAACCGCTGTCCGCGCTGGACCTGAAGCTGCGCAAGGAAATGCAGGTCGAGCTCAAGCGTGTGCAGGAAGAGGCGGGCATCACCTTCATCTTCGTCACCCACGACCAGGAAGAAGCGCTGACCCTGTCCGACCGCATCGCCGTGATGTCTCATGGCAACATCATGCAGATCGGCACGCCCAACGAGATCTATGAACGCCCGACGCATCGCTTCGTCGCGCAGTTCATCGGTGACATCAATTTCCTCCCCGGGCAGATGCGCCAGGGCGGCTTCCACCCCAACGCCATGGCCGCAGAGATTCCCTGTGAGCTACCGGCAGGTCTGAGCAGCGCCAGCGTGCAACTGGCCTTCCGCCCGGAGCGCTCCAAGCTGGTCGACCCGTCGCAGCCCCACCACCTGCGCGCGGTGATCGAGACGGTGATGTACGTCGGCACCGCCACGCTTTACCGCTGCCGCCTGCCCGACGCCTCGCAGATCACCCTGCGCGAGAGCAACGAGGGCGGCCGCGCCCGCGACGTCGGCGAGGCCGTGGCGGTGCACCTGCCGCCGCAGGCCTGCCTGCTGATGGAGGCCTGAGATGAAGGAGTCGCCCACCACCCGCCGCCTGTTGCTGCTCAGCCCGGTGGCGCTGACGCTGCTCGGTCTGATCGCCATACCGCTGGCGATCATGGGCTACATCAGCCTGCTGCCGCGCAACCTCTACGGCGGCGTCGACTGGCACGCCGACTGGCAGATCCAGAGCTACGTGCAGCTGTTCTTCCAGGAAGACTTCGACGGCAACCTGGAGCTCAACTGGGTCTACGCCCAGGCACTCCTGCGCTCGCTGTTCCAGGCCGGCGGCACCACGCTGCTGTGCTTCCTCTTCGGCTTCCCGGTGGCGCTGTGGATGACCAGCCTAAGCGAGCGTTCGCGCAACCTCATGGTGCTGCTGATCACCATCCCGTTCTGGACCAACCTGCTGATCCGCAACTACGCCTGGCTGATCATCCTGCGCGAGCACGGCTGGATCGCGCAGACGGTCAACGCGCTGTTCCCCCAGGCCGGCGGCATCACCCTGCTGTACAACGACTTCGCGGTCTGCGTCGGCCTGGTCTACAGCTTCCTGCCGTTCATGATCCTGCCGATCTACTCGACCCTGGAGAAGC harbors:
- a CDS encoding ABC transporter permease; translation: MKESPTTRRLLLLSPVALTLLGLIAIPLAIMGYISLLPRNLYGGVDWHADWQIQSYVQLFFQEDFDGNLELNWVYAQALLRSLFQAGGTTLLCFLFGFPVALWMTSLSERSRNLMVLLITIPFWTNLLIRNYAWLIILREHGWIAQTVNALFPQAGGITLLYNDFAVCVGLVYSFLPFMILPIYSTLEKLDWRLVEAAYDLGANRWKALRRVILPLSMPGVIAGSLLVFVPSLGAFITPAILGGGKTLMIGNLIQQQFGTARNWPLGGSLSFLLLAIMLLALIAFALYSRRAAKAVHLGACA
- a CDS encoding ABC transporter ATP-binding protein, producing the protein MNHSSSVEVRRVSKRYTDDPNVAPALNEVSVDIAHNEFFTLLGPSGCGKTTLLRSIAGFENVTSGDILVGGERVNDLPPYRRRINTVFQSYALFPHMSVSENIAFGLEMQGLQRSEIPKRVKEMLALVQMEHLARRKPAELSGGQQQRVALARALAPKPSVLLLDEPLSALDLKLRKEMQVELKRVQEEAGITFIFVTHDQEEALTLSDRIAVMSHGNIMQIGTPNEIYERPTHRFVAQFIGDINFLPGQMRQGGFHPNAMAAEIPCELPAGLSSASVQLAFRPERSKLVDPSQPHHLRAVIETVMYVGTATLYRCRLPDASQITLRESNEGGRARDVGEAVAVHLPPQACLLMEA